A single region of the Leptospiraceae bacterium genome encodes:
- a CDS encoding ATP-binding protein, whose amino-acid sequence MEDLKKKLSKLEFENTNLKDELLAVQNSLYLQHTIAKLNYSVVLNREEIKAKELTAGINEKQGSLFEIKNQIRKYAPILGLDPDGIRIIVTEAIQNIIEHGYGPYAEIALELNNLAPNPYFKISFKHEMEPGKAYTLAQIEENAKKGDITSEAFDWENPRGRGEFMMKEIADERQIINGVEYDETGRKIHYFKRILINYKNPKGERVETSFDEIREEIDRLDKDEVVCYFHIDHKKSELDSITVITSSETDNSVKQIMDEAGFQLTHKDNYSKTSFCTYKPNRVVSIEEIKQLFASIRKTVTAEMQHKLSN is encoded by the coding sequence ATAGAAGACCTTAAGAAAAAACTTAGCAAATTAGAATTTGAAAATACCAACCTAAAAGATGAGTTACTTGCAGTCCAAAACTCCCTTTATTTACAACACACCATCGCCAAACTCAATTATTCAGTCGTTTTAAATCGAGAAGAAATTAAAGCCAAAGAATTAACAGCCGGAATCAACGAAAAGCAAGGCTCCTTATTCGAAATCAAAAATCAAATCAGAAAATATGCTCCCATTCTAGGTCTTGACCCAGATGGAATCCGTATCATCGTCACAGAGGCAATTCAAAACATTATCGAGCATGGCTACGGTCCTTACGCTGAAATCGCTCTGGAATTAAACAACCTTGCTCCAAATCCTTATTTTAAGATTTCCTTCAAACATGAAATGGAGCCCGGAAAAGCCTATACATTAGCACAGATTGAAGAGAATGCAAAAAAAGGAGATATTACCTCCGAGGCATTTGATTGGGAGAACCCACGCGGTCGTGGCGAATTTATGATGAAAGAAATTGCGGATGAAAGACAAATCATCAACGGTGTCGAATACGATGAGACAGGTCGAAAAATCCATTACTTCAAACGAATCCTTATTAATTACAAAAATCCAAAAGGTGAAAGAGTTGAGACTTCCTTCGATGAAATCCGAGAAGAAATTGATCGCTTAGACAAAGACGAAGTGGTTTGTTACTTTCATATTGACCATAAGAAAAGTGAACTTGATTCCATTACAGTGATTACAAGTTCCGAGACAGACAACTCGGTAAAACAAATTATGGACGAAGCAGGATTTCAACTAACGCATAAAGACAATTATTCAAAGACTTCTTTTTGCACTTACAAACCAAATCGAGTTGTATCGATAGAAGAAATCAAACAGCTATTTGCCAGTATTCGAAAAACTGTGACGGCAGAAATGCAACACAAGCTTTCAAATTAG
- a CDS encoding HU family DNA-binding protein, which yields MAATAKATPIKKSQIIQELSQSLEISKKDVNAFLDSFVDLAYKETKKNGAFIIPGVGKLILKKTKKRKGRNPATGQEIEIPAKTVVKFSLFKACKEAIVPTKK from the coding sequence ATGGCTGCAACTGCTAAAGCAACACCGATAAAAAAATCCCAGATCATTCAGGAACTCTCGCAGAGTTTAGAAATTTCTAAAAAAGATGTAAATGCTTTCTTAGATTCATTCGTTGATCTAGCTTACAAAGAAACCAAAAAGAATGGAGCATTCATCATTCCAGGCGTTGGTAAATTAATCCTAAAAAAGACAAAGAAAAGAAAAGGAAGAAATCCAGCAACTGGTCAAGAAATCGAAATCCCTGCAAAAACTGTTGTAAAATTTTCTCTCTTCAAAGCTTGTAAAGAAGCAATCGTCCCAACCAAAAAGTAG
- a CDS encoding FecR domain-containing protein: protein MKYILAIIVILFSFYCKKAEQSQQDITYAVALFAMDKIQIGPKEFKTNSILKANEELIFEPKSICDLQVGKEEFVFRIKGRAKFKLEHLVRPNSKREWKIHLTEGKFFANVPRPIKDSESFETLTPTAIVGVRGTHFVVEVEKEGDSKISVTEGKTVVSFPKSVFSKQEIADKLAKFSDKAEIVLEKGNAIPINKSLIEKIESAPLDTEENVLSLFQEIKNKFVIVLKPEEITSLENEFQELSPLPQTSFIDEPTLQKAVTQRIEQKIPELLNQMAKVLQKKKGTITLTTGEEIKGIIEQKGETYIVETPFETKQFNASQVMELDYN from the coding sequence TTGAAATATATTTTAGCAATCATAGTAATTCTTTTTTCTTTCTATTGTAAGAAAGCGGAACAAAGTCAACAGGATATTACATACGCAGTGGCACTTTTTGCAATGGACAAAATCCAAATTGGACCTAAAGAATTTAAAACGAATAGTATTTTGAAAGCAAATGAGGAATTGATTTTCGAACCAAAATCTATCTGTGATTTGCAAGTCGGCAAAGAAGAATTCGTTTTTAGAATCAAGGGAAGAGCAAAGTTCAAGTTAGAACATCTTGTAAGACCAAATTCTAAAAGGGAGTGGAAAATTCACCTTACAGAAGGAAAGTTTTTTGCCAACGTGCCTAGACCCATCAAAGACAGTGAATCATTTGAAACGCTAACTCCCACTGCCATTGTCGGTGTGCGAGGAACTCATTTTGTTGTAGAAGTAGAAAAAGAGGGCGACTCCAAAATTTCAGTCACTGAGGGGAAAACCGTTGTTAGCTTTCCAAAATCTGTTTTTTCGAAACAAGAAATTGCGGACAAGCTCGCAAAGTTTAGCGACAAAGCAGAAATCGTTTTAGAAAAAGGAAATGCAATTCCTATTAACAAGTCTTTAATCGAAAAAATCGAATCCGCTCCACTCGATACAGAAGAAAATGTTCTATCGCTTTTTCAAGAAATCAAAAACAAATTCGTAATTGTTTTGAAACCAGAAGAAATCACTTCTCTCGAAAATGAATTTCAAGAATTAAGTCCTTTGCCACAGACCTCATTTATCGACGAACCTACTTTGCAAAAAGCAGTTACGCAAAGGATTGAACAAAAAATTCCAGAACTATTAAATCAAATGGCAAAAGTTTTACAGAAAAAGAAAGGGACTATTACTTTGACTACTGGAGAAGAAATCAAAGGAATCATCGAGCAAAAGGGGGAAACTTATATTGTCGAAACACCTTTCGAAACCAAGCAATTTAATGCATCTCAGGTAATGGAATTAGACTATAACTAA
- a CDS encoding oxidoreductase, with product MIVLVLGSSGLIGSSLLQLLLEDSSIQGVTIFVRKELNLKNPKLKQVIVDFDKLDSYAEHFKVDQVFCCLGTTIKTAGSQEAFLKVDYTYVIESARIAKSQGTPAFSVVSAMGANSKSGIFYNRVKGDMEEALQKIGFSSLLIFRPSLLLGERKEVRTGEVIGAAISNMFSFLFVSGLKKYKPIQGSLVAKSMLDHAKSRKTGFQIIESDEMNT from the coding sequence ATCATAGTTTTAGTTCTTGGTTCATCAGGGCTAATTGGCTCTAGTCTCTTACAGTTGCTTCTGGAAGATTCATCTATTCAGGGGGTAACAATATTTGTCCGCAAAGAATTAAATCTAAAAAATCCAAAGTTAAAACAAGTAATTGTAGACTTTGATAAATTAGATTCTTATGCAGAGCATTTCAAAGTAGACCAAGTGTTTTGTTGCCTTGGCACTACCATTAAGACTGCTGGCTCACAAGAAGCATTTTTAAAAGTTGATTATACCTATGTAATCGAATCCGCACGCATCGCAAAGTCACAAGGCACACCCGCTTTCTCTGTCGTAAGTGCCATGGGGGCTAATAGCAAATCTGGTATCTTCTACAATCGAGTGAAAGGAGATATGGAAGAAGCATTACAAAAGATTGGATTTTCTTCTTTACTCATTTTCCGTCCTTCTCTTCTACTCGGAGAACGAAAAGAAGTTCGAACTGGAGAAGTAATAGGTGCCGCCATTTCTAATATGTTCTCTTTTCTATTCGTAAGTGGATTAAAGAAATACAAACCAATCCAAGGCAGCCTCGTCGCCAAATCCATGTTAGACCACGCTAAGTCACGAAAGACTGGCTTTCAAATAATCGAATCAGATGAAATGAATACTTAA